The genomic window TCGTTGCCGGTGGGCCGCGCCCACTGCCCCACCAGCAGACTCGACAGCCCGGCGAGCAGCAAGGTCAGCCCCTGCCCGACCCGGGGGTGGTCCACGAACAGGAAACTCCACGCCAGGCTGGTGATGGGCCCGGCGAGCAGCAAAATCGCAAACGCCGAGCGGTTGCCTACGTGCGCCTGCGGCAGCCAGAACTGCCAGAGGTTGAGTGCTGCGAGCAACAGCAGGTGCAGGCCCGTCAGCGCCAGGCGCACGCTCCATTCCAGCCGGGGCGGAATCCAGGGGTAGGCCAGCCCCACCAGCAGCGGCAGACACAGCGGCAGGACAATCAGATAATTGGGATGCATGTACAGCGACGTGCTCCAGAGGGCCGTCACCGCCAGCAGGGGAGCCAGCAGCTGGAAATAGAGCCCGGTAAAACTCGTTGGCACAGGCGGGGGACCGGAGACAGCGGCAGGCGACATTGATTTCACTGTGTCGGCACCCCTCCTGCGGGAGTCTTACGTGGGCGAAAAATAAAGTTCAAGCGAAGTCGCTCAGGCCCCGACGAGTCGCAAGACCCAGTCCTGCACCTGCCCGATCAAGCTGCCGATGGGCCCGCGCAGGGCGTAGATGAAGATCATCACGATGACGAAGGAAAAGGGCTGCGCCTCGAACTGCGCCAGGCTGCGGCCCAGCGAGGGGACCAGCGCCCCCAGAATCCGGCTGCCGTCGAGCAGCGGAATCGGCAGCAGGTTGAAGACCGCCAGCACCACGTTGACGCCCAGCACGGTGCTCAGGATGACTTCGAGCAGCGGCGAGTATGGCAAGGCGGCGGCCAGCAGGGCACACACCAACGCGATCAGCAGGTTGCTCAGCGGCCCGGCGGCGGTGGCCCACAGCGTGCCCCAGCGCCCCAGGTTGCGCGGGTTGATCGGCACCGGGCGGGCGAACCCGAAGCCGGCGACCAGCAGCAGCAGCGTGCCGAGCGGGTCGAGATGCCGGAAAGGATTGAGCGACACCCGCCCGGCGCGGCGCGCTGTGGGGTCGCCCAGCCGGTCCGCGACGAAGGCGTGCGCGAACTCGTGCACCGTCAGCGACAGCACGAGGGCCAGCGCCACGATGATGAACGCCAGGGGACTTTGTTGCAGCAGGGAAATCAGACCCATATCCGACCCATTGTAGAGGCCGGCAGATGAGGCGCCGGGGTCAGGGGGCTCAGGTCGCCTTGGGGTTTGCGCCGAGGTAGGCCCGCAGCGCCGTGCGTTCCTCGTCCGCCGAGCGCACCGCACCGCTTTGCCGCAGCCCCGCGAGGTGCGCCAGGGCGCGGCCCACTGCCGGCCCCGGCGCCACCCCCAGCGCCACGACTTCGCGTCCGGTCAGCGGCAGGTAACTCTCGGGGCGCAGCAACCCGCGCAACTGCAATTCCGGCGTGCCCGGTGCGAAATAGCTGTCCGACAGCGCCCGCGCCAATAGCGCGGCGGGCCGCTCGCCCAGGGCCATCCGCTCGGCGAGGGCTGCGGCGTCAGGAGCTGCCGACAGAACCGCCGCCGCGTAGGTGCCGGGTTGAACCGGCGTGCCCGCATTCTGCTGTACATCGAGGGCTTCGAGCAGCGGCAGCCCCGGCAAGAGCGTCCCCGCCCCCCACCCGTCCAGCACGCGGGCTGCCTGCCCCGGACGCGGCTCGGCGAGCAGCAGCTTTAGTTCGGCCCACAGGCGGGGGGTGTCATCGGCCAGCGCCAGCGCATCCGGCACTTGCGCGAGCAACTCCGGCGCCGGGTGCAGCTCCAGCCGCGCGGCGAGCCGGGCCGCCCGCACCAGTCGGCTGGCGTCCTCGTGCAAGGAGCGGTCATGCAGCGGCCTCAGCTCGCGCCGTTCCAGGTCACGCAGTCCGCCCACCACGTCGAGCAGCTCGGGGGCGCCGTCCTCCCGCAGCCGCAGCGCCAGCGCATTGAGGCCGAAGTCGCGGCGGCGCAGGTCGTCGTGCAGGGTGCCGGGCAGCGGCTCGGGATTACGTCCCGGCTGCGGGTAGTGCTCGCGCCGCGCCCGGACGAGGTCGGCTCCGCGTCCGTCCGGCAGTGTCAGGGTGGCGTTCTCGAAAGCTGGATGGAAGACGAACGGCAGCCCACTCGCCAGCGCCAGCGCCTCCACCCCCTGACCGTCCTGCCCCGCCACCACGATGTCGAGGTCGAGCGGCGTCTGCCCCAGCAGGGCGTCGCGCACGGCCCCGCCGACCAGCGCGAGTTCGGTGTCCGGCCCGGCCCGGCGCGATAGGTCGTTGAGCCAGGCCCGGTCCTGCGGCTGCAACTGCGCCCAGACCTGCTCGCCGTCTGGGGTCGCCATTACTGAAAGGCCGACTCGTCGAGGGTGAGCGTCACGTCACGGGTTTTCCCGCCGCGCACCACCTTGAGCGCCACCTGGTCGCCCACCTTCTTGTCGAGCAGCACCGCCTGCAAGTCTTCGAGCGCGTCCACCGGCTGTCCGGCAGCCTCTACGATCACGTCGCCGCCGAGCTGAATGCGGCCCCCACCGGGGAAATCCTGGGGCGCGCCGCCGCCTTGCAGGCCCGCGCGGGCCGCCGGGCTGCCGGGCGCCACGCCGCCGATCAGCAGGCCGGTGTCGGGCAGCCCCGCCGCCCGTTTGCCTGCGGGTCGAGCATCCCCAGCCCCAGCGCGAGCACGCCGCTGCGCCCCTGCACCAGGATGCCCGGCTGCAAGCCCACCCGGGGTGCGGAGACGAGCCCGCCGCTCGCCGCCTGCAAGCGCGGCAGCAGGTTTCTGGCCGTGTTGATGGGAATGGCGAAGCCCACCCCCGCGCTCTGCGCCGCGCCCGCCTGACCGCTCGGCGAGTAGATCTGGGTGTTGATGCCGATCACCCGCCCGTCGCTCCCCAGCAGCGGCCCGCCCGAGTTGCCGGGATTGATGGCCGCGTCGGTCTGAATCGCCCGCTGGGTGATGCCCTCGCCACCCGTCGAAAAACCAATGGGAATCTGACGCGAGGTCGCGCTCACGATGCCTTCAGACACGCTGAATTCCAGGCCGAAGGGGCGCCCATCGCCACCGTCTTCTGGCCCACCGCCAGCCGGTCGCTGTCGCCCAGCGGAATGGGCCGGATGTCACGCGGGCTCAGGTCGTGGGCGCGCAGCAGCGCGAGGTCGTACTGCGGAGCCAGCCCAATGACCTCGGCGTCCACCGTCTTCGTCGAGCCGAGCAGCCGAATCTGAATGCGGTCCGCCGCGCCGCCGTTCGTCCCGGCGACCACGTGGTAGTTGGTCAGGATGTCGCCCGCCGCGTTCACGAAAAAGCCGCTGCCCACCCCGCGCTGCACCTCGCTTTGCGGCGCGCCCATCATCCAGCCGAAGGGGTCCTGGCTCGTGACCCGCGCCTCGGTGGAGATGTAGACCAGCCCCGGCTCGTATTTCTGCACGATTTCGATGGTGTTCTGCTCGTTTTGCAGCCGCGCGCCCGCTTCTGCGGCGGGCGCGGTGGCGGGCGCCGGCGCCGGGTTGCGGGCCGACCCCAGCGGCACCTGGTCCCGCAGCAGGGTCGCGCCCAACCCCAGTCCCACCAGCACGAGAATGACGCCCCAGGCCTTCGACTTCATAGGGGCATTGTGCCACCGGGGGCGCGGGACGGACAGGCACGAAAAAGCGGGGCCGGGATGAATCTCCCAGCCTCCGCTTTGACTGCCTGAGTTAGGCTTCCGCGCGCGCCTCGCCCTCGTCGAGCGCTGCGATTTCCTCGGGGGTCAGGTGGTACTTCTCGCTGCACCAGTGGCACAGCACTTCCTGACCGCCCTCGTCGATCATTTCCTGACGTTCCTCGGCGCCGAAGAACTTGAGGCTGTCAATCGCCTTTTCGCGCGAGCAGCGGCACGAGAAGTGGGCGGGCTGCGCGTCGGTGGCGAGTTGCAGGTCGAGGCCCGCCGCCGCCTGCTGCATGGCGCCGAGCAGCCCCCCGTTGCGGAGTTGGTCGGTCAGCATTCCCATGGCGGCGATGTTGGCTTCGAGTTTCGCCAGCGTTTCGTCGGTCACGCCGGGCATCGCCTGAATCAGCAGCCCACCCGCGTTGGCGACCCGGCCCCCTTCCTCGTACACGCCGAGCAGCACGGCGTTGGGAATCTGTTCGGAAGCCCCCAGGTAACGGCTCACGTCCTCGGCGATTTCGCCGCTTTGCAGCCG from Deinococcus radiodurans R1 = ATCC 13939 = DSM 20539 includes these protein-coding regions:
- a CDS encoding PDZ domain-containing protein, giving the protein MAPGSPAARAGLQGGGAPQDFPGGGRIQLGGDVIVEAAGQPVDALEDLQAVLLDKKVGDQVALKVVRGGKTRDVTLTLDESAFQ
- a CDS encoding site-2 protease family protein, which gives rise to MGLISLLQQSPLAFIIVALALVLSLTVHEFAHAFVADRLGDPTARRAGRVSLNPFRHLDPLGTLLLLVAGFGFARPVPINPRNLGRWGTLWATAAGPLSNLLIALVCALLAAALPYSPLLEVILSTVLGVNVVLAVFNLLPIPLLDGSRILGALVPSLGRSLAQFEAQPFSFVIVMIFIYALRGPIGSLIGQVQDWVLRLVGA
- a CDS encoding CCA tRNA nucleotidyltransferase; translated protein: MATPDGEQVWAQLQPQDRAWLNDLSRRAGPDTELALVGGAVRDALLGQTPLDLDIVVAGQDGQGVEALALASGLPFVFHPAFENATLTLPDGRGADLVRARREHYPQPGRNPEPLPGTLHDDLRRRDFGLNALALRLREDGAPELLDVVGGLRDLERRELRPLHDRSLHEDASRLVRAARLAARLELHPAPELLAQVPDALALADDTPRLWAELKLLLAEPRPGQAARVLDGWGAGTLLPGLPLLEALDVQQNAGTPVQPGTYAAAVLSAAPDAAALAERMALGERPAALLARALSDSYFAPGTPELQLRGLLRPESYLPLTGREVVALGVAPGPAVGRALAHLAGLRQSGAVRSADEERTALRAYLGANPKAT
- the hslO gene encoding Hsp33 family molecular chaperone HslO, coding for MLRGTAAGGTLRLVGIEASKVVEEARRRHNLSKTATAALGRTMAASALLAVVLGKRTDSRVTVRVDGGGPVGWIVAEGSTDGRLRGYVRQPEADLPPRESDGKLDVRGIVGTDGELAVTRLLDNGEPYTGSVRLQSGEIAEDVSRYLGASEQIPNAVLLGVYEEGGRVANAGGLLIQAMPGVTDETLAKLEANIAAMGMLTDQLRNGGLLGAMQQAAAGLDLQLATDAQPAHFSCRCSREKAIDSLKFFGAEERQEMIDEGGQEVLCHWCSEKYHLTPEEIAALDEGEARAEA